A stretch of the Vitis riparia cultivar Riparia Gloire de Montpellier isolate 1030 chromosome 13, EGFV_Vit.rip_1.0, whole genome shotgun sequence genome encodes the following:
- the LOC117927837 gene encoding putative disease resistance RPP13-like protein 1, which translates to MEAVGEALLSSFVQLLVSKLKFPSDLLKYARQEQVHRELKKWEETLTEMLGLLDVAEHKQINDPSVKAWLEHLRDLAYDMEDILDEFGYEALRRKVMAEADGEASTSKVRKLIPTCCTTFTPVRAMRNVKMGSKITEITRRLEDISAQKAGLGLKCLDKGRDADKQIIIEMLLKDEPAATNVSVVSIVAMGGMGKTTLAKLVYDDTAEPIANRFALKAWVSVSIDFDKVGVTKKLLNSLPSQSSNSEDFHEIQRQLKEALRGKRFLIVLDDLWGDMRDKWDDLRSPFLEAASGSKILVTTRDRDVAEWVGGPNNLHVLKPLSDDDCWSVFQTHAFQHINIHEHPNLESIGRKIVEKCGGLPLAAKALGGLLRAERREREWERVLDSKIWDLPDNTIIPALRLSYIHLPSHLKRCFAYCAIFPQDYEFTKEELIPLWMAEGLIQQSKDTRRKEDFGDKYFCELFSRSFFQSSSSNGSLFVMHDLLNDLAKYVAGDTCLHLDDEFKNNLQCLIPESTRHSSFFRGSYDIFKKFERFHKKEHLRTFITVPRQRFTCEWISNKVLQDLIPRLGYLRVLSLSGYKINEIPNEFGNLKLLRYLNLSETQIEYLPDSIGGLYNLQTLILSDCWRLTRLPISIGHLINLRHLDVSGNYKLQKMPSQIGKLKDLQVLSNFMVGKNNGLNIKELREMSNLRGELCISKLENVVNVQDVRVARLKLKDNLERLTLAWSFDSDGSRNGMDQMNVLHHLEPQSNLNELNIYSYGGPEFPDWIRNGSFSKMAVLSLKDCKKCTSLPCLGRLPSLKRLRIQGMDGVKNVGSEFYGETCLSADKLFPSLESLRFGNMSEWEYWEDWSSSIDSSFPCLRELTIDNCPKLIKKIPTNLPLLTELYVDNCPKLESTLLRLPSLKELKVKECNEAVLRNGTELTSVTSLTELTVSGILGLIKLQQGFVRSLSGLQALEFSKCEELTCLWEDGFESESLHCHQLVSLGCNLRSLK; encoded by the exons ATGGAAGCTGTTGGAGAGGCTCTTCTTTCCTCTTTCGTTCAACTCTTGGTTAGCAAACTGAAGTTCCCCTCTGATTTGTTGAAGTATGCCCGCCAAGAGCAAGTCCACAGGGAGCTCAAGAAATGGGAGGAAACACTGACGGAGATGCTTGGACTGCTCGATGTCGCTGAGCACAAGCAGATCAACGATCCCTCCGTGAAAGCATGGCTCGAACATCTCCGGGATTTGGCTTATGACATGGAGGACATCTTGGACGAGTTTGGCTACGAGGCTTTGCGAAGAAAGGTGATGGCAGAAGCTGATGGTGAAGCCAGCACAAGCAAGGTACGCAAGCTCATCCCTACTTGTTGTACTACTTTCACTCCCGTCAGGGCTATGCGTAATGTTAAGATGGGGTCCAAGATAACGGAGATCACTCGCCGTTTAGAAGATATTTCAGCTCAAAAGGCAGGGCTTGGTTTGAAGTGTTTGGACAAG GGCAGGGATGCAGATAAACAGATCATAATTGAGATGCTGCTTAAGGATGAACCCGCTGCAACCAATGTTTCTGTAGTTTCCATCGTGGCCATGGGTGGGATGGGCAAGACTACTCTGGCAAAACTGGTGTACGATGATACTGCAGAGCCCATAGCCAATCGTTTTGCTCTGAAAGCCTGGGTTTCTGTATCAATTGATTTTGATAAAGTGGGAGTAACAAAGAAACTTCTCAACTCTCTTCCTTCTCAAAGCAGTAATTCAGAGGACTTTCATGAAATTCAACGTCAGTTGAAGGAGGCATTGAGGGGAAAAAGATTTTTGATAGTTTTGGACGATTTGTGGGGAGACATGCGTGATAAATGGGACGACCTACGCTCCCCTTTCTTGGAGGCAGCATCAGGAAGCAAAATCTTGGTCACCACTCGCGATCGAGATGTTGCAGAATGGGTGGGGGGACCCAACAACTTACATGTCCTCAAACCCTTATCTGATGATGACTGTTGGTCGGTATTTCAAACACATGCTTTCCAACATATAAATATCCACGAGCACCCGAATTTGGAATCAATTGGCAGGAAAATTGTAGAGAAGTGTGGAGGTTTGCCCTTGGCGGCAAAAGCACTTGGTGGCCTTCTGCGTGCTGAACGAAGAGAACGTGAATGGGAAAGAGTATTAGATAGCAAAATATGGGATTTACCTGACAACACCATCATCCCTGCATTGAGATTGAGTTACATTCATCTCCCTTCACATTTAAAGAGGTGTTTTGCTTATTGCGCGATATTTCCCCAAGACTATGAGTTTACGAAGGAAGAGCTAATCCCCTTATGGATGGCGGAGGGGCTAATTCAACAATCAAAAGATACTaggagaaaagaagattttGGTGATAAGTATTTTTGTGAGCTATTTTCAAGGTCATTTTTCCAATCGTCAAGTAGTAATGGATCACTGTTCGTGATGCATGACCTTCTTAACGATCTAGCTAAATATGTTGCTGGAGATACATGCTTGCATTTGGATGATGAGTTTAAGAATAATTTGCAATGTCTCATTCCTGAAAGTACTCGCCATTCATCTTTCTTCCGTGGTAGTTATGATATCTTTAAAAAGTTTGAAAGGTTTCATAAGAAGGAGCACTTGCGCACGTTCATAACTGTACCAAGACAAAGATTTACTTGTGAATGGATTAGTAATAAGGTGCTTCAAGATTTGATACCAAGATTAGGATACCTAAGGGTGCTCTCCTTGAGTGGTTATAAGATAAATGAGATACCAAATGAATTTGgcaatttgaaacttttaaggtATCTTAATTTATCTGAAACCCAAATTGAATATTTACCTGATTCAATTGGCGGTCTTTACAATCTACAGACATTGATATTATCAGACTGTTGGAGGCTTACCAGGTTGCCTATTAGCATTGGGCACCTAATTAACCTTCGACATCTTGATGTTAGTGGCAACtacaaattacaaaaaatgCCTTCACAAATTGGCAAATTAAAAGATTTGCAGGTATTGTCTAATTTCATGGTGGGCAAAAACAATGGTTTGAATATCAAAGAGTTGAGAGAAATGTCAAATCTTAGAGGTGAACTCtgtatttcaaaattggaaaatgtGGTGAATGTTCAAGATGTAAGGGTTGCCCgtctaaaattaaaagataaccTTGAAAGATTGACACTAGCGTGGAGTTTTGACTCGGATGGTTCAAGGAATGGAATGGATCAAATGAATGTCCTTCACCATTTAGAACCTCAATCGAATCTGAATGAACTCAACATTTATTCATATGGTGGTCCAGAATTCCCAGATTGGATAAGGAATGGCTCATTCTCTAAAATGGCGGTTCTAAGTCTCAAAGATTGCAAAAAGTGCACATCTTTACCGTGCTTGGGGCGGTTACCATCGCTTAAACGGTTGAGGATTCAAGGAATGGATGGAGTAAAAAATGTGGGTTCAGAGTTTTATGGAGAGACGTGTCTTTCTGCAGATAAGCTTTTCCCATCACTAGAGTCTCTACGGTTTGGAAATATGTCAGAATGGGAGTATTGGGAGGACTGGTCCTCCTCGATAGATTCCTCATTCCCTTGCCTCCGTGAGCTTACAATTGATAATTGCCCtaaattgattaagaaaatacCCACTAACCTACCTTTGCTGACAGAGCTCTATGTTGACAACTGTCCAAAACTGGAGTCTACACTTTTAAGGCTACCATCTCTCAAGGAATTGAAAGTCAAGGAATGTAATGAGGCGGTCTTGAGAAACGGAACTGAGCTCACCTCAGTGACCTCACTCACCGAGTTAACAGTTTCTGGGATTTTAGGGCTTATCAAATTGCAACAAGGATTCGTGCGGTCATTGTCAGGGCTTCAGGctttggaattttcaaaatgcGAAGAGCTTACATGTTTGTGGGAGGATGGGTTTGAATCGGAAAGCCTTCACTGCCATCAACTTGTATCCTTGGGATGCAATCTTCggtctttaaaataa
- the LOC117927698 gene encoding tetraketide alpha-pyrone reductase 1-like isoform X2, with protein MCVTGASGYIVSWLVKLRLQRGYTVNASVRDPDDPTKTERLLALDGAKERVHLFKADFPEEGSFDSMVDGCEGVFHTASPFCHSLSNPQRGRC; from the exons ATGTGCGTTACAGGGGCTTCTGGGTACATAGTTTCTTGGCTAGTCAAGCTCCGGCTCCAACGTGGCTACACCGTCAATGCTTCAGTTCGCGACCCAG ATGATCCAACAAAGACAGAACGCTTACTTGCACTTGATGGAGCTAAAGAAAGGGTTCATTTGTTTAAAGCTGACTTCCCGGAAGAAGGATCTTTTGATTCTATGGTCGATGGATGTGAAGGTGTTTTCCACACAGCATCTCCATTTTGTCACTCTCTCTCTAATCCACAG AGGGGTCGATGTTAG
- the LOC117927698 gene encoding tetraketide alpha-pyrone reductase 1-like isoform X1 produces the protein MCVTGASGYIVSWLVKLRLQRGYTVNASVRDPDDPTKTERLLALDGAKERVHLFKADFPEEGSFDSMVDGCEGVFHTASPFCHSLSNPQVHPTSLLLLCCKFNM, from the exons ATGTGCGTTACAGGGGCTTCTGGGTACATAGTTTCTTGGCTAGTCAAGCTCCGGCTCCAACGTGGCTACACCGTCAATGCTTCAGTTCGCGACCCAG ATGATCCAACAAAGACAGAACGCTTACTTGCACTTGATGGAGCTAAAGAAAGGGTTCATTTGTTTAAAGCTGACTTCCCGGAAGAAGGATCTTTTGATTCTATGGTCGATGGATGTGAAGGTGTTTTCCACACAGCATCTCCATTTTGTCACTCTCTCTCTAATCCACAGGTTCATCCTACATCACTTCTTTTGCTTTGTTGTAAATTTAATATGTAG
- the LOC117927698 gene encoding tetraketide alpha-pyrone reductase 1-like isoform X3 — protein MCVTGASGYIVSWLVKLRLQRGYTVNASVRDPDDPTKTERLLALDGAKERVHLFKADFPEEGSFDSMVDGCEGVFHTASPFCHSLSNPQG, from the exons ATGTGCGTTACAGGGGCTTCTGGGTACATAGTTTCTTGGCTAGTCAAGCTCCGGCTCCAACGTGGCTACACCGTCAATGCTTCAGTTCGCGACCCAG ATGATCCAACAAAGACAGAACGCTTACTTGCACTTGATGGAGCTAAAGAAAGGGTTCATTTGTTTAAAGCTGACTTCCCGGAAGAAGGATCTTTTGATTCTATGGTCGATGGATGTGAAGGTGTTTTCCACACAGCATCTCCATTTTGTCACTCTCTCTCTAATCCACAG GGATAG